In the genome of Thermoproteus tenax Kra 1, the window GGAACAGCGCTGACGAAATTCGCCATGAATTACGCAAGACGGGCTGGCGCGAAATACGCCATGTTGATGATCGCTGAATGGAACGAGGCCAGCCACAACTTGGCTCACAAATTGGGGTTCAAGCCCGTGCTTCGCGTGCATGCAGGTATAGCCGAGGAGCCATCGATCGTACGCGAGACCGACTCTGAAAGGATAAGAGAGCTCATAAGGCGAGCCCTAGATGCCACCGGCGGCTATATATGTGTAAGTAATGGCCTCTGGAGATGCACTAGGACCGCCATCGATTATGTATCTTCGTTGATTAGGGAGGCGTACGTAGGCGACAAAGGCATCGGCTTCAACATAGGCTTCTCCGTGGGCGCGCCTACAACGCCTGCGAAGATGGAGGTGCTTTCCACCGATTATGGCAATTTCGAAAAATATTATGGCGCTTATATAATTTATGAACAAAAACTTTAAAACAGATAAATAAACTTCATTTATAGGTGCTCAGCACAACCCCCAAAATTTCCATTCTCTTGTTGGCGATTGCCGTCCAAGTTGGACGCGAGCGGCTATAGATCTGGTTGGCTACGCGCCAAATAGGCTAAGGCCGGCGGCCGCCCGAATTGTCGTCAAGGTGTTTCCCGACGTCTAGATCTGTTGGACGGGCACCTCCTCTGAACTACGATCGCTACGCATCGTTCCGTTTTGTTGCGCATAAAGCGGGATAAGGCGAAGCCGGCAGTCTAGCGGAAGGATGCCCGCTTGGCGCGCGGGAGATCCCGATCCGCGAGGCTGCGCAGAGAAGGTTCAAATCTCGACCATCGTTATATCTCTGTGAATTATAAGGCTCTGTTGACCTCGGCCTATCTGCTCGGCGCCGCGGCCATAGCTATAGCCATATACCTCATACTCGTGCCCTACTCTGTTACAACATACTATATTGGTCCTCTGAGACCGATGAACATATCGGTGGACGGCAACATAGTCTTGATATTCATCAACAACACGGGAGAGAGCACCATCCATATCCCAGTGACAGTGGGTGAGTCGGTCTTAGGAGTGAGCTTCGTCAACAACGCCACCCTAGTGGCGGGGGCCCACACTGTGGCACTCTACAATTTCTCATACCCTAAGTATGTATCATTTAATCAAACATTTGAAAATGTGAAAATTACAATAAAAGGTATAAAAATACCATTAATAAATAAAATATT includes:
- a CDS encoding GNAT family N-acetyltransferase — its product is MGDNNLNIRAAEASDIPQIVGFTRNTFSWGDYLPNVISEWVRAGTAYVAAARDEVVGVINVELLPTEVAWLEGLRVKPSHRGIGVGTALTKFAMNYARRAGAKYAMLMIAEWNEASHNLAHKLGFKPVLRVHAGIAEEPSIVRETDSERIRELIRRALDATGGYICVSNGLWRCTRTAIDYVSSLIREAYVGDKGIGFNIGFSVGAPTTPAKMEVLSTDYGNFEKYYGAYIIYEQKL